The Paeniglutamicibacter sulfureus genome includes a region encoding these proteins:
- a CDS encoding D-2-hydroxyacid dehydrogenase family protein produces the protein MRIAVLDDYQDVASSLADWDSLPGEVVFFTAFLGHDDSAVAAALRDFDVIVAMRERTPFTAERLRRLPSLRLLVTTGMRNASIDLDAASDLGITVCGTAGSPAAATEHTWALIMAAARRLDVELFSAARPAAPDQPWQQTLGTELSGKTLGVYGLGKLGSQVARIGQAFGMRVIAHSQNLTAERAAEVGVELVGEDELFARSDVLTIHLKLSERSTGVVGARQLALMKHGSILVNTSRSAIIDEDALVAALEFGAPALAAIDVFDIEPLPANHRLAHTPGVIATPHLGYVTEDQFRIFYTGAVKDIAAWAAGTPVNLLG, from the coding sequence ATGCGCATAGCCGTCCTCGATGACTACCAAGACGTTGCCTCTTCCCTCGCCGACTGGGATTCTCTTCCCGGCGAGGTCGTTTTCTTCACCGCGTTCCTGGGGCACGACGATTCCGCGGTCGCCGCCGCGCTGCGGGACTTCGACGTCATCGTGGCCATGCGCGAACGCACCCCCTTCACCGCGGAGCGGCTGCGCCGGCTGCCGTCGTTGCGGCTGCTGGTCACCACGGGCATGCGCAATGCGTCGATCGACCTGGACGCGGCGAGCGACTTGGGCATCACCGTGTGCGGCACCGCCGGCAGCCCCGCGGCCGCTACCGAACACACCTGGGCGCTGATCATGGCGGCGGCCCGCCGCCTGGATGTCGAGTTGTTCTCCGCCGCACGCCCGGCGGCACCCGACCAACCGTGGCAGCAGACCCTGGGCACCGAGCTGTCGGGAAAGACCCTCGGGGTCTACGGCCTGGGCAAGCTGGGAAGCCAGGTCGCCCGCATCGGCCAGGCTTTCGGAATGCGGGTCATCGCGCACAGCCAAAACCTCACCGCCGAACGCGCCGCGGAGGTCGGGGTCGAGCTGGTCGGCGAGGATGAGCTCTTTGCGCGCAGCGACGTGCTCACCATCCACCTCAAGCTCTCCGAGCGTTCCACCGGCGTGGTGGGAGCGCGGCAGCTGGCGCTGATGAAGCACGGCTCGATCCTGGTCAACACCTCGCGCAGCGCCATCATCGACGAGGATGCCCTGGTGGCTGCATTGGAATTCGGCGCCCCGGCGCTGGCCGCCATCGACGTATTCGACATCGAGCCCCTGCCCGCCAACCACCGCCTGGCCCATACCCCCGGGGTGATCGCCACCCCGCATCTGGGCTACGTGACCGAGGACCAGTTCAGGATCTTTTACACCGGCGCGGTCAAGGACATTGCCGCGTGGGCGGCGGGGACGCCGGTCAACCTGCTGGGCTGA